CACCGGTTATCGCGTTGTCCCTGTTGATGCGTTACCGCTCCCTGGAAACAGACACGTTCACAGGTAAAGTTGTCGCAGCATTGCGTAATGAATTTGGCGGTCACGCTGTAGAAAAAAATTAAATCATATATAACTGTTAACATATACGGATAATCGGGTAATGATGAGTATAGTTGTTTACAAAATTCATCAAGTGGAGGGAACATATCATGAAATTTTTCTTAGATACAGGTAATGTTGAAGAAATCAAACGGATCGAACGTCTTGGTCTGGTGGATGGAGTCACGACCAACCCGTCTTTGATTGCCAAAGAAGGTCGCGTATTTAAAGAAGTGATTCAGGAGATCTGTGGCGTTGTTAAAGGCCCGGTCAGTGCTGAAGTGATCGGACTGAAAGCCGAGGATATGTTGAAGGAAGCTTATGAAATTGCAGAGTGGGCACCGAATGTAGTGATTAAACTACCGATGACCGAAGATGGACTCTATGCTTGTCATGAACTGACGCAAAAAGGAATTAAAACCAATGTAACGCTGATCTTCTCCGCAGCACAGGGCCTGATGGCGGCGAAAGCTGGCGCAACGTACATCAGTCCATTTGTTGGCCGTCTGGATGATATTGCGGTGGATGGCATGAAGCTGATTCGCGATCTACGTCTCATTCTCGATACGTATGATTTGCCTTCCGAAATTATTGCAGCAAGCATCCGTAATATCAAACACGTGGAAGATGCAGCGCTTTCCGGTGCGCATATCGCAACCATTCCAGGTTCACTCCTGCCAACATTGTGGAAACACCCGCTGACAGACAGCGGCATTGAGCGCTTCCTGAAAGATTGGGAGTCCGTTCCGAAATAATGTGGACAGTAGTCTGATTCCTCAGACCTGTGTTCCATTTAAAAGCCTTTCGTCGTGCAGATAACATCTGCTGGCGGAAGGTTTTTTTTGTTGGATGTGATGATATCCACGTACGAGCAGGTGCTGTCCTTCTTTTTCGGGACAACGGTGCATAAGGATAGTTATATAGCCTATAGCTCATCCCGCAGGGGAGGGACGCCCGATGATGAGAAGACGATGGCGAAGCCGAAGACGCCGCAAGCCGCCAAGTGGCAGGCGCAAAATGTGGTTGATTATTTTATTGGTAACAGCATTTTGTTTGATGCAGGGTTTTGCCTATGTCGATAAGAAAATGAAACCGCCCATCATGCATCTGGCCAAAATCAGAGTGAAGCAGATTGCAACGGAAGCGATCAACAAGGCGATTACAGCGCAGGTTTCCGAAGGTAAATCCACCGAAGGGCTGATTGACTGGAAAACCGATACGGCTGGGAAAGTGTCCGGATTTATGCTGAATTATGATGAGCACATGCGGATCACTGCGAGTACGATGAACATCGTGCAATCCACTTT
Above is a window of Paenibacillus sp. E222 DNA encoding:
- the fsa gene encoding fructose-6-phosphate aldolase — translated: MKFFLDTGNVEEIKRIERLGLVDGVTTNPSLIAKEGRVFKEVIQEICGVVKGPVSAEVIGLKAEDMLKEAYEIAEWAPNVVIKLPMTEDGLYACHELTQKGIKTNVTLIFSAAQGLMAAKAGATYISPFVGRLDDIAVDGMKLIRDLRLILDTYDLPSEIIAASIRNIKHVEDAALSGAHIATIPGSLLPTLWKHPLTDSGIERFLKDWESVPK